In Maniola jurtina chromosome 2, ilManJurt1.1, whole genome shotgun sequence, the following proteins share a genomic window:
- the LOC123874778 gene encoding nucleoporin Nup43 translates to MPLDVQGTFVSQKINKIRWIPEDYVETKHFFTGSWDDEINSIKVWCFETLNEDEDVECPRQLSKYIVEGDVTEIKFTDKKTIAASFSNGDVRMLEVSAYDKQAPLREIHSWKKLHSFGVEKCSCTSLDTLEGDIASIGEDGNVNILNGRRGEVSQAIKGADSCSLHSVCFIKLNEVITGNIRGHMKIWDICSSNNKPAASFLLADDDLAATCIVRHPTQPHVILAGSESGSLAVWDLRMNQFPTSLLNAHAAGVTEMQFHPENPNKLLTSSVSGEVWDWNMETLTKMAQEDYLLEDKTTMNVNSLMSGLHKAINTLHCDRGRILCGADNEAIYLIKNFKY, encoded by the exons ATGCCTTTAGACGTACAAGGCACGTTTGTATCAcagaaaatcaataaaatacgaTGGATTCCAGAAGATTACGTcgaaacaaaacactttttcacCGGCAGTTGGGACGACGAAATAAACTCTATAAAAGTCTGGTGTTTCGAGACTTTGAATGAAGATGAGGATGTGGAATGTCCTCGCCAACTATCTAAATACATAGTAGAGGGTGATGTTACAGAAATAAAGTTTACAGACAAGAAAACCATAGCGGCGTCTTTTTCAAACGGTGATGTTAGGATGCTTGAAGTTAGCGCATACGATAAGCAGGCTCCACTAAGAGAAATTCATTCGTGGAAGAAATTACACAGTTTTGG TGTTGAAAAATGTTCCTGTACATCTCTAGACACGTTGGAAGGTGACATAGCAAGTATAGGAGAGGATGGCAATGTGAATATATTGAATGGCCGGAGAGGCGAGGTGTCACAGGCCATCAAAGGGGCTGATAGCTGTTCATTACATTCTGTTTGCTTTATTAAATTGAATGAG GTAATAACAGGCAACATAAGAGGCCACATGAAGATCTGGGACATTTGCTCCTCCAATAACAAGCCGGCCGCCTCTTTCCTTCTAGCGGATGACGACCTAGCGGCCACTTGTATAGTGCGACATCCCACACAACCTCATGTCATACTGGCGGGGAGTGAATCAG GCTCCTTAGCAGTATGGGACTTACGGATGAACCAATTCCCAACATCACTACTAAACGCGCACGCAGCGGGCGTAACAGAAATGCAGTTCCACCCTGAAAACCCAAATAAACTCCTGACTTCCTCCGTTTCCGGGGAAGTTTGGGATTGGAACATGGAGACATTGACGAAGATGGCTCAGGAAGACTATTTACTTGAAGATAAGACTACTATGAACGTCAACTCTCTAATGTCGGGGCTGCATAAGGCGATCAATACTTTACATTGTGATAGAGGCAGGATACTCTGTGGTGCTGATAACGAAGCCATTTACTTGATTAAGAACTTTAAGTACTAG
- the LOC123874785 gene encoding queuosine salvage protein has translation MVRNGVLPPAQSGEFISERSRHVKIHSEGIEKLCDEILSSLKDNKLQIPETNTDSIHPNKDHPHAVDWVFVTDALNFCFWSRNKDEQWTVDGHTGYFALEASLHRALKEGYDITNPEYYSKITQEDLKHIFRGDTDAEIPLFDQRIAVLHEVGTILIEKYNKTFETCVKEANKSAVKLLNIVVENFPCFCDEALYEGCKVSLHKRAQILVADLWNFHDGNGWGEFHDIDKLTMFADYRVPQVLVYFGAMSYSDELMDKLRNDILLPSGSLEEVEIRGCSIHTIELLKQKLIDRITTDKLNVEVPNSSLLDYYLWCYRRKHATEMEKIPYHKTLGIYY, from the exons ATGGTTAGAAATGGTGTACTACCGCCTGCTCAATCGGGAGAATTCATTAGTGAACGGTCACGTCATGTTAAAATTCACTCGGAGGGCATAGAAAAGTTATGCGACGAG ATTTTGTCATCTCTAAAAGACAACAAGCTACAAATACCTGAAACTAACACCGACAGCATCCATCCAAACAAAGATCACCCGCATGCAGTTGACTGGGTGTTTGTAACTGATGCACTGAACTTCTGCTTCTGGTCTAGGAATAAAGATGAGCAGTGGACTGTTGACGGGCATACTGGGTACTTTGCTTTGGAGGCATCCTTACACAGGGCTTTAAAG GAAGGCTATGACATTACAAATCCAGAATACTATTCTAAAATAACACAAGAAGACCTAAAGCATATATTCAGAGGTGACACAGATGCTGAAATTCCTCTATTTGATCAACGAATAGCAGTATTACACGAAGTCGGCACAATACTAATAGAAAAgtataataaaacatttgaaactTGTGTGAAAGAAGCAAATAAGTCTGCTGTTAAACTGCTCAATATCGTTGTTGAAAATTTTCCATGTTTTTGTGATGAAGCTCTTTACGAAGGATGTAAAGTATCATTGCATAAAAGAGCACAGATTTTGGTAGCAGATTTGTGGAATTTTCACGATGGTAACGGATGGGGAGAGTTTCATGACATTGATAAGTTGACAATGTTCGCTGATTACAGAGTGCCACAAGTTTTGGTTTATTTTGGTGCTATGAGCTATAGTGACGAGCTGATGGACAAATTGAGGAAtg ATATCCTGCTACCAAGTGGTTCTCTTGAAGAAGTAGAAATCCGAGGTTGTTCCATCCACACAATAGAACTGTTGAAGCAAAAACTAATAGACAGGATAACCACAGACAAACTAAACGTTGAGGTCCCCAATTCAAGTTTATTGGACTATTATCTATGGTGCTACAGAAGGAAACATGCAACGGAAATGGAGAAGATCCCTTACCATAAGACGTTGGGTATTTATTACTGA